Proteins encoded within one genomic window of Candidatus Zixiibacteriota bacterium:
- the sprA gene encoding cell surface protein SprA codes for MRSTLQHLAAFAVAVTGALVLLVCPAHGFGRFEATLDWPPSYITPYQSSNEDFSIALGAKPNPEVIGERPYEPKLNRASFADHSLTFVQQYARIGRDSKDLIPVSVDADEYMHYRLDKSLSDSRRSVSKRAMTDSGRRKEDRGLGIKVALPKRLDAIFGEGGAGLTVSGYRRITFSGRSQWTDASESDTYSQSKFPSLNMEQISRFDITGTIGSKISVKVSQDSQTDIPLENRIQIRYKGDEDDILKTIEAGNTNLNLPNTQFVGYSSRITGLFGIKTEAQIGNLSLTAIASQEKGTSDQATFSPTGEESADDVRDYEYAVDRIFDLGLEGELDSADVVTNLFVFEQETDDDNLEAYNADMYVYPNDTTKFTAERMTSIRVKEVDPTRYTFFNDTKRGLHYMVFTTTRAYKAFGVWMVVKRVNGTIDTLGSIVAEPYRLKLIRPYNQDPDNQTWQLMWRNCYDITRGASIDGLTVTIYKGNAGTEKTTSIKDYQEQSNQTQSYLEILGLDQYNTTSGKIPDGVIDDRVEIFRPEWGLIIFPEREPFNSTRTFSDSLGRVTQKLDELVPDIYSYYSTTSQQEASRYFIRIISKDRSSVISLDKPNIIDGSERITVNGHTLTRGTDYDIDYNFGRVTLKSEEALDPNADISIDYEYAPFLSLQKKTLFGARAEYEWSKDLSFGSTVLYKSDQAQERKPRVGEETSKMLVYDVDATLKLRPNFLTSFVDALPLLNTKQASGITISGEVAQSHPNPNVDGVAYVDDFESALEQLSLGVSRTSWQLASPPEHIDVGNYLRGKVLWFQPRDAVLTQDVYDVDIGRGEGSLRTMKFIFRPRHDSVAVSVNEDTTALVLDTLAGQYHSWGGIMRRFSGVDEDRVQLFEIRMRGSKRGKLHFDFGRISEDANSDGAQNTEDMVLENSSLETEEDRGLDTLFDYQEPNYIPGVNVDPNGDNWYFEGDGKCPLPSNECNLINWDDESIRYEWINGTEGNMNDPSVQGRPDEEQLSSVSGFNWTNAYFSFVIDLDDDAEFLVEGSEKGGADNPWRTYRIPIRDTTILDQEVSDGSTDPNWANITHVRVWFEDTTYSLIPDTIEVAGWYFVQSNWADSVDVHDRSRDLADDDKTRFVVASVSEEDGTYTPPPEVEAYTDPSTGLTEAQRGLLLHFENLNFFDTCLATKVLSEVETYSGYRHMEMYVHGGDGIITDPNGDQQVGLFMRIGQDSANFYEVRKSVYPGWDSRNDIDIDFNELTAVKDSLIRNLPDDETEIDGESGNYRVLGYPNLSEIKYFVIGVANRNLADTVGGATGNIWVDELRVTDVRNDVGTAARISVNGNLADLFTYRFGYQTQDPYFRSVSTATRGGSGNNLGSGKTQTSYNWNVTFNVDRFMPKFWGANIPISYSYSKSTTIPLLRTSSDIVLPDEIREQEKSVSETRNFTISEKFAYKGKNLLFILFLNRQDLSVSYRRTLSTSPTAPYSFGENISVKSGFDLSMKTPPTLSIFFWTKWIPIARRVSETELGLYPTRWSLSATYTRNASISDDVNYNRRSSLKRDLVGSMDISYNLFQNFKTTYRYTTKRDLSDLSLVNWSLKNLKLGLETSYTQAFSATYDPKLFEFLSTSFSYKANYSDTYDKSSESLLGKLSRDMGVTGTFDHIKLFGGNSSGGQRRFRGRRASTRSGSEKQQEESGKPFYDPALSVLRFLTGWIKAPTYGYSENFSNQLPGMVTRPSWAHRFGLEDYPDVDTVTATRSPSASEGETSNLGSGFTFLGGLSVDAKYSRSVTRDLITTSSRYEKISTKWPTLTIRIARFEKLPIIRGVVNKLIEVFDPRTGYSRSTRETIDLDAGHTTSTSESISYSPLISFNFKVFRKLTLTTKYTLTRDRNENFNLASGKSEKITKSSKKSLDFSTSYSFSAPGGIGIPLFGKMKFNSQMSIQLRATFNSSLSETYTQSTGKWAPSSDKSDMTWSASAKYSFSQQVNGGLTMRWQDSNDATSHRKSHVRELQLWAELRF; via the coding sequence TTGAGAAGTACGCTCCAACATCTTGCTGCTTTTGCCGTTGCCGTGACGGGTGCACTGGTCCTTTTAGTATGCCCGGCCCACGGTTTTGGTCGTTTTGAGGCTACCCTTGACTGGCCGCCTTCTTACATTACTCCTTATCAGTCCAGTAATGAAGATTTCTCGATTGCTCTCGGAGCTAAACCTAATCCCGAGGTGATCGGGGAACGCCCTTATGAGCCGAAGCTGAACCGAGCCAGTTTCGCCGATCATAGTTTGACATTCGTGCAGCAGTATGCCCGGATAGGGAGAGACTCCAAGGATCTCATCCCAGTCTCGGTTGATGCCGATGAATACATGCACTATCGTCTCGATAAGAGTCTTAGTGACAGCAGAAGAAGCGTTTCCAAAAGGGCGATGACCGACTCAGGCCGCCGCAAAGAAGATCGCGGACTGGGAATCAAGGTCGCACTGCCGAAGCGCCTGGACGCTATCTTCGGAGAGGGCGGCGCCGGCCTGACGGTTTCCGGCTATCGACGCATCACCTTCTCCGGCCGTTCGCAATGGACGGATGCTTCCGAGAGCGATACTTACAGCCAGAGCAAGTTCCCCTCGCTCAACATGGAGCAGATATCGCGGTTCGATATCACCGGAACTATCGGTTCCAAGATATCGGTTAAGGTTTCTCAGGACAGCCAGACCGATATCCCCCTGGAGAATCGAATACAGATTCGTTACAAGGGAGACGAGGACGATATTCTCAAGACCATTGAGGCCGGTAACACCAACCTGAATCTTCCCAACACCCAGTTCGTCGGTTATTCCTCACGAATTACCGGTCTTTTCGGTATCAAGACCGAGGCGCAGATCGGCAATCTGAGCCTCACGGCTATTGCTTCTCAGGAGAAGGGTACTTCCGACCAGGCCACATTCTCGCCGACGGGTGAGGAATCGGCGGACGATGTCCGTGATTACGAATACGCGGTGGATAGGATTTTTGATCTTGGCCTCGAAGGGGAATTGGACTCGGCCGATGTCGTCACCAATCTATTCGTGTTCGAACAGGAAACCGACGACGACAACCTGGAAGCATACAATGCCGATATGTACGTGTATCCCAACGATACCACCAAGTTTACGGCAGAACGGATGACTTCTATCCGTGTTAAAGAGGTTGATCCCACCCGCTATACTTTCTTCAACGATACCAAGCGGGGATTGCATTACATGGTTTTTACCACTACTCGTGCCTATAAAGCGTTTGGTGTCTGGATGGTCGTCAAGCGGGTGAACGGCACGATCGATACGCTGGGATCGATTGTCGCCGAACCGTATCGCCTTAAATTGATTCGTCCCTACAACCAGGATCCCGATAATCAGACCTGGCAATTGATGTGGCGGAACTGCTACGATATCACCCGCGGAGCTTCGATTGACGGTCTCACGGTTACGATTTACAAGGGCAATGCCGGAACCGAGAAGACGACCAGTATCAAGGATTACCAGGAACAGAGCAACCAAACCCAGAGTTATCTGGAAATTCTGGGACTGGACCAGTACAATACGACGAGTGGTAAGATCCCGGATGGAGTTATTGACGATCGTGTGGAGATATTCCGTCCGGAGTGGGGGTTGATCATCTTCCCCGAACGAGAACCCTTTAATTCTACACGTACGTTTTCCGACAGCCTTGGACGTGTCACTCAGAAACTCGATGAGCTAGTCCCTGATATTTACAGCTATTACTCGACTACCTCTCAACAAGAGGCCAGCCGCTATTTCATTCGAATTATCTCCAAAGACCGTTCGAGTGTAATCTCACTCGATAAGCCGAACATTATCGATGGATCAGAGCGCATTACTGTAAACGGTCATACGCTTACTCGCGGAACGGACTACGACATCGATTATAATTTCGGACGCGTGACCCTTAAATCCGAAGAAGCCCTTGATCCTAACGCCGACATCAGCATCGATTACGAATATGCGCCGTTCCTGAGTTTGCAAAAGAAAACTCTGTTTGGAGCCAGAGCTGAATATGAATGGAGCAAGGACCTGTCTTTCGGCAGCACGGTCTTGTACAAATCCGACCAGGCTCAGGAGCGTAAGCCTCGAGTCGGTGAAGAGACCTCAAAAATGTTGGTATACGATGTCGATGCCACGCTTAAATTGAGACCGAACTTCCTTACTTCTTTTGTGGATGCCCTGCCGCTATTGAATACGAAACAGGCCTCGGGTATCACTATTTCCGGAGAAGTCGCTCAGTCACACCCGAATCCCAACGTGGACGGAGTGGCTTATGTGGATGATTTCGAATCCGCCCTGGAGCAGTTGTCGCTGGGTGTCAGCCGTACTTCATGGCAGTTGGCCTCCCCTCCGGAACATATCGATGTCGGCAATTACCTGCGGGGTAAGGTGCTTTGGTTCCAGCCGCGCGACGCCGTTTTGACCCAGGATGTTTATGATGTCGATATCGGACGCGGCGAAGGCTCCCTGCGTACCATGAAGTTTATCTTCCGACCTCGACACGATAGTGTTGCGGTTAGTGTCAACGAGGACACCACGGCGCTGGTGCTCGATACGTTGGCCGGTCAATACCATAGCTGGGGCGGTATCATGCGGCGTTTCTCCGGCGTCGATGAAGACCGCGTGCAGCTTTTTGAAATCCGTATGCGAGGTTCGAAACGCGGTAAGTTGCATTTCGATTTCGGACGTATCTCTGAAGACGCCAACAGCGACGGCGCCCAGAACACCGAGGATATGGTGCTGGAGAACAGCTCTCTGGAAACGGAGGAAGACCGCGGTCTGGATACCCTGTTCGATTATCAGGAACCGAACTACATCCCGGGGGTGAATGTCGACCCCAACGGTGATAACTGGTATTTCGAGGGTGACGGCAAATGCCCGCTTCCGAGCAATGAGTGCAATCTAATCAATTGGGACGATGAATCGATCCGCTACGAATGGATCAACGGTACCGAAGGTAACATGAACGATCCCTCAGTACAGGGCCGTCCCGACGAGGAACAACTATCCTCGGTCTCGGGGTTCAACTGGACCAACGCCTATTTCTCCTTCGTGATCGATCTGGACGATGATGCCGAATTCCTTGTCGAGGGCTCCGAAAAAGGAGGCGCCGATAATCCCTGGCGGACTTATCGTATTCCGATTCGCGACACGACCATTCTCGATCAGGAAGTCAGCGACGGCAGTACCGACCCCAATTGGGCCAATATAACTCACGTGAGAGTCTGGTTCGAGGATACTACCTACAGCCTCATTCCGGATACGATCGAGGTCGCCGGCTGGTATTTCGTTCAGTCCAATTGGGCGGACTCGGTCGATGTCCACGATCGCAGTCGTGATCTTGCTGATGATGATAAGACAAGATTCGTTGTGGCATCGGTCAGCGAGGAAGACGGTACGTATACGCCGCCACCCGAAGTGGAGGCATACACGGATCCCAGCACCGGTCTGACGGAAGCGCAACGCGGACTTTTATTGCATTTTGAGAATCTGAATTTCTTCGATACCTGTCTGGCTACGAAAGTGCTGTCGGAGGTCGAGACTTATTCCGGTTACCGCCACATGGAGATGTACGTTCACGGCGGCGATGGTATTATCACGGATCCCAACGGAGATCAGCAGGTAGGTTTGTTCATGCGGATCGGGCAGGATTCGGCCAATTTCTATGAGGTCCGTAAATCAGTTTACCCCGGCTGGGACAGCCGCAACGATATCGATATCGATTTCAACGAATTGACGGCGGTGAAGGACTCGTTGATTCGCAACCTGCCCGATGATGAGACTGAAATCGACGGGGAAAGCGGCAACTATCGCGTATTGGGTTATCCCAATTTGAGCGAAATCAAGTATTTCGTTATCGGTGTCGCTAATCGCAACTTGGCCGACACGGTTGGAGGGGCAACCGGAAATATCTGGGTCGATGAATTGCGTGTAACCGATGTGCGCAACGATGTCGGTACCGCCGCGCGTATTTCGGTTAACGGCAATTTAGCTGACCTGTTCACTTATCGTTTTGGCTATCAGACGCAGGACCCTTATTTCCGTTCGGTTTCGACGGCGACTCGTGGCGGTAGCGGCAACAATCTTGGGAGCGGTAAAACCCAGACATCGTACAACTGGAATGTGACTTTTAACGTCGACCGTTTCATGCCTAAGTTCTGGGGCGCCAACATCCCCATTTCATACAGCTACAGCAAGTCAACTACGATCCCGCTGCTAAGAACGTCGTCTGATATCGTGTTGCCGGATGAGATACGTGAGCAGGAGAAATCTGTCTCGGAGACGCGGAATTTCACGATTTCCGAAAAATTCGCCTACAAGGGCAAAAACCTGCTGTTTATCCTGTTTCTGAATCGACAGGACCTTAGCGTTTCATACCGGCGAACGCTTTCGACATCACCGACCGCACCCTACTCTTTCGGTGAAAACATCTCGGTGAAATCCGGATTTGATTTGTCCATGAAGACGCCCCCGACTTTGTCGATTTTCTTCTGGACCAAATGGATTCCGATAGCCCGGCGGGTTTCAGAGACCGAATTGGGACTTTATCCGACTCGCTGGAGTCTTTCGGCCACATATACTCGGAATGCCAGTATCTCGGACGATGTCAATTATAACCGGCGTTCATCGCTAAAACGAGACCTGGTTGGGTCGATGGACATAAGTTATAACTTATTCCAGAATTTTAAAACCACCTATCGTTATACGACGAAGCGAGATCTGAGCGACCTCAGCCTGGTGAACTGGAGTCTCAAGAATCTCAAACTCGGTCTCGAAACCAGTTATACTCAGGCGTTCAGCGCCACCTATGATCCGAAACTGTTCGAATTCCTTTCCACGAGCTTTAGTTACAAAGCCAACTACAGCGACACGTATGATAAATCTTCGGAGTCGCTCTTAGGTAAGCTCTCTCGTGACATGGGTGTTACCGGTACTTTTGATCACATTAAGTTGTTCGGGGGGAATTCCTCCGGTGGACAGCGCCGTTTCCGCGGTCGACGTGCCAGTACCCGGTCCGGTTCGGAAAAACAACAGGAAGAGAGCGGAAAGCCATTTTACGATCCGGCGCTGTCCGTACTACGTTTCCTGACCGGTTGGATCAAAGCCCCGACTTACGGTTATTCTGAAAACTTCAGCAATCAGCTTCCCGGTATGGTCACGCGACCGAGTTGGGCGCATCGTTTCGGACTTGAAGACTATCCTGATGTCGATACCGTTACGGCAACTCGCTCGCCGAGTGCTTCCGAAGGCGAAACTTCTAATCTGGGGAGCGGCTTCACCTTCCTGGGTGGATTGTCCGTAGACGCTAAATACTCCCGTTCTGTTACGCGTGATCTGATCACGACCTCCAGCCGTTACGAGAAGATTAGTACGAAATGGCCGACTTTAACCATCCGTATCGCTCGTTTCGAGAAACTGCCGATCATAAGAGGAGTTGTAAATAAACTCATTGAGGTATTCGATCCCCGGACCGGCTATAGTCGCTCAACGCGAGAAACTATCGACCTCGACGCCGGACACACTACCTCCACGAGCGAGTCGATCAGCTACAGCCCTTTGATTTCGTTCAATTTCAAGGTGTTCCGGAAATTGACCCTGACGACTAAATACACTCTGACCAGAGATCGCAACGAGAACTTCAACCTGGCCTCGGGTAAGTCTGAAAAGATAACCAAATCTTCAAAGAAGTCGCTTGATTTCTCAACCAGTTATTCTTTCTCGGCACCCGGGGGGATCGGGATTCCGCTATTCGGTAAAATGAAGTTCAACTCGCAGATGTCAATCCAGCTTCGCGCCACATTTAATTCGTCTCTGTCTGAAACGTATACTCAAAGCACGGGCAAATGGGCGCCGTCAAGCGACAAATCCGATATGACCTGGTCCGCTTCAGCCAAATACTCCTTCAGTCAGCAGGTAAACGGCGGCCTCACGATGCGCTGGCAGGATTCGAACGATGCTACCAGTCATCGTAAGAGTCACGTACGTGAACTACAGCTTTGGGCGGAGTTACGCTTCTAA